In Dehalococcoidales bacterium, a genomic segment contains:
- the groL gene encoding chaperonin GroEL (60 kDa chaperone family; promotes refolding of misfolded polypeptides especially under stressful conditions; forms two stacked rings of heptamers to form a barrel-shaped 14mer; ends can be capped by GroES; misfolded proteins enter the barrel where they are refolded when GroES binds), protein MAKQIIFGEEARHALKKGIDSLANTVKVTLGPKGRPVAIEKKWGAPLVIDDGVNIAKEIELPDPFENMGVQMVKEAASKTNDACGDGTTTSTILAAAIINEGFKNIAAGAEPLAIKRGIEKATAAVLENLTKNSTPVKGKEQIVQVATITAKDTEIGNLIADVMEKVGKDGVITIEESKGTAFETEIVEGMQFDRGYLSAYFVTDTARMEAVLEDPHILITDKKITAIAEILPSLEKILQVTKNLLIIAEDIEGEALATLVLNKLRGTLNVLAVKAPGFGDRRKAMLQDIATLTGGTLITEDIGRKLDSVEPEDLGRARRVTCDKDHTTIVEGKGEAKDIQDRIKQIKVQIDETDSEFDREKLQERMARLAGGVAVLKVGAATETEMKEKKHRVEDALAATKAAVEEGILPGGGVSLLNSLEALEKMNVEGDEATGVKILKKAVEEPIRLIANNAGKDGAVIADQVKNSPVGVGYNAEADKFGNMVEMGIIDPTKVVRSAITNATSIANMVLITESLIADIPEKEKPQMGGGMDGMGGMGGMY, encoded by the coding sequence ATGGCAAAGCAAATTATATTCGGAGAAGAGGCCAGGCACGCCTTAAAGAAAGGCATTGATTCGCTGGCCAACACAGTAAAGGTAACCCTTGGCCCCAAGGGCAGGCCGGTAGCCATCGAGAAAAAATGGGGAGCCCCTCTGGTCATAGATGACGGTGTCAATATTGCCAAAGAAATTGAACTTCCTGATCCTTTCGAAAATATGGGTGTACAAATGGTCAAAGAAGCTGCCAGCAAAACCAATGACGCTTGCGGCGACGGCACCACCACATCCACCATACTTGCAGCCGCAATTATTAACGAAGGCTTCAAAAATATCGCCGCCGGTGCCGAACCCTTGGCGATTAAAAGAGGCATCGAAAAAGCAACCGCAGCCGTTTTGGAAAACCTTACCAAAAATTCAACACCCGTTAAGGGCAAAGAACAAATTGTTCAGGTTGCAACAATTACCGCTAAAGATACCGAAATCGGTAATTTGATTGCCGATGTAATGGAAAAAGTCGGTAAAGACGGCGTAATCACTATCGAAGAATCCAAAGGCACCGCCTTTGAAACCGAAATCGTTGAAGGTATGCAGTTCGACAGAGGCTACCTCAGCGCTTACTTCGTAACCGATACCGCCAGAATGGAAGCCGTTCTGGAAGACCCGCATATTTTAATCACCGATAAAAAGATTACGGCGATTGCCGAAATCCTGCCCTCGTTGGAAAAGATTTTACAGGTTACCAAAAACCTGCTTATTATTGCCGAAGATATCGAAGGCGAGGCTTTAGCTACCTTGGTTTTGAACAAGCTGCGCGGTACATTAAACGTACTTGCCGTTAAAGCCCCCGGATTCGGCGACAGACGCAAGGCGATGTTACAGGATATCGCAACCCTTACCGGCGGCACACTGATTACCGAAGATATCGGCCGCAAATTAGATTCGGTTGAACCCGAAGACCTCGGCAGGGCGCGCCGTGTAACCTGTGACAAAGACCACACCACCATCGTTGAAGGTAAAGGCGAAGCCAAAGACATTCAGGATCGCATCAAACAGATTAAGGTTCAGATTGATGAAACCGATTCCGAATTTGATCGTGAAAAACTGCAGGAAAGAATGGCCAGATTGGCCGGCGGCGTTGCCGTTCTGAAAGTCGGTGCCGCAACCGAAACCGAAATGAAAGAAAAGAAACATCGTGTCGAAGACGCTCTGGCAGCTACCAAAGCAGCGGTTGAAGAGGGTATTCTCCCCGGCGGCGGCGTCAGCCTCTTGAATTCACTGGAAGCCTTAGAAAAAATGAACGTTGAAGGCGATGAAGCAACCGGTGTTAAAATCCTTAAGAAGGCCGTTGAAGAGCCGATTCGTTTAATTGCCAATAACGCCGGAAAAGACGGCGCCGTTATTGCCGATCAGGTTAAAAACAGCCCGGTCGGTGTCGGATACAACGCCGAAGCCGATAAATTCGGCAACATGGTTGAAATGGGTATTATTGACCCGACCAAAGTTGTCCGCTCGGCGATTACCAATGCTACCAGCATTGCCAACATGGTTCTGATAACCGAATCGCTGATTGCCGACATACCCGAAAAAGAAAAGCCCCAGATGGGCGGCGGTATGGACGGAATGGGCGGTATGGGCGGTATGTACTAG
- a CDS encoding helix-turn-helix domain-containing protein, translating into MNINEAAEALGVSTRTIRRYIKSGRIQAELITGQFGQEYRILELPSDLSPAEETPESDESEKVLSQMANYDPGEALVQSISLLRELQEKNVSMAAQLGIATERIRNLESQIEQLKLLTTPKIPWWKKPFVSEKKAK; encoded by the coding sequence ATGAACATTAACGAAGCTGCCGAGGCGCTGGGGGTATCCACCAGAACCATCAGGCGTTACATTAAGTCCGGAAGGATTCAGGCCGAGCTGATTACAGGACAGTTCGGTCAGGAGTATCGTATTTTGGAATTACCTTCGGATTTAAGCCCTGCCGAAGAAACCCCCGAATCCGATGAATCGGAAAAAGTTCTTTCCCAGATGGCAAACTATGACCCCGGCGAGGCACTGGTGCAAAGTATAAGTCTTTTACGAGAGCTTCAGGAAAAGAACGTCAGCATGGCCGCTCAGCTCGGTATCGCAACGGAACGTATTCGTAATCTGGAAAGCCAGATAGAGCAATTAAAACTGTTGACCACTCCTAAAATTCCGTGGTGGAAAAAACCCTTTGTTTCCGAAAAGAAAGCAAAATAA
- a CDS encoding MBOAT family O-acyltransferase, which translates to MPAVLGIYFITPAKYKNLVLLLASLFFYFYGEPIYSLLMVFSIASAYLHGLWMDKAPTQRHKKIAFISSVSFSVGALLFFKYHLFFVNNFNSLFGTSIVPLKLLLPIGISFYTFQILSYLIDLYFGRIKVQKNPINLATYVAMFPQLIAGPIVRYSTIEAGLAHRTHSIPDIAYGINRFVIGLAKKVILANTLGEIGVLFNGADEKSVLFFWMAAIAFTLQIYFDFSGYSDMAIGLGRVFGFKFLENFNYPYISKSVTEFWRRWHISLGSWFRDYIYIPMGGNRVSLLKWGRNIFVVWFLTGFWHGAEWNFVVWGLYFAVFLVLEKFFLNKLLGKLPGAIAHFYLLPVVIIGFVIFNADGMGEALINLKGMFGLLNVPFANTETIYYLKSYGFVFILAAIAATPLFKKIAEKLKSYTFGEKTLSFSKPVIMVVLLLMCTGFLIDGSFNPFIYFRF; encoded by the coding sequence TTGCCGGCAGTATTAGGGATTTATTTCATTACCCCTGCCAAATATAAAAACCTTGTTTTACTGCTGGCAAGTTTGTTTTTTTATTTCTACGGGGAGCCAATCTATTCACTATTGATGGTGTTTTCGATTGCCTCCGCATACCTGCATGGCTTGTGGATGGACAAGGCTCCAACCCAAAGACATAAGAAAATAGCTTTTATTTCATCGGTATCGTTTAGTGTCGGCGCACTGCTCTTTTTTAAATACCATCTCTTTTTTGTTAATAACTTCAACTCGCTGTTCGGAACATCAATTGTTCCGTTAAAGCTGCTGCTGCCGATTGGAATCAGCTTTTATACATTTCAGATTTTATCTTATCTGATTGATTTGTATTTCGGGCGAATCAAAGTCCAAAAGAACCCCATCAATTTGGCAACCTATGTCGCAATGTTCCCGCAGCTGATTGCCGGCCCCATTGTGCGTTACAGCACCATTGAAGCAGGGCTTGCTCACCGCACCCACTCAATCCCGGATATCGCCTACGGAATCAACCGTTTTGTAATCGGGCTTGCCAAAAAAGTAATCCTTGCCAACACCTTGGGGGAAATCGGTGTTTTATTTAACGGTGCCGATGAGAAAAGCGTGCTCTTTTTCTGGATGGCGGCAATCGCTTTTACATTGCAAATCTACTTTGATTTTTCGGGTTACAGCGATATGGCGATTGGTCTTGGGCGTGTTTTCGGGTTCAAGTTTTTGGAAAACTTTAATTACCCCTATATTTCCAAAAGCGTCACCGAATTCTGGCGCAGGTGGCATATCTCACTGGGTTCATGGTTTAGGGATTATATTTATATTCCGATGGGCGGTAACCGCGTAAGCCTCTTAAAATGGGGGCGCAATATTTTTGTGGTATGGTTTTTAACCGGTTTTTGGCACGGGGCGGAATGGAATTTTGTCGTTTGGGGGCTCTATTTTGCGGTGTTCCTTGTGCTGGAAAAATTCTTTTTAAACAAATTGCTCGGGAAATTACCGGGCGCCATCGCGCATTTCTATTTGTTACCGGTAGTAATTATCGGCTTTGTTATTTTTAATGCCGACGGAATGGGCGAGGCACTGATTAACCTTAAAGGGATGTTCGGGCTGCTTAATGTTCCCTTCGCCAATACCGAAACAATCTATTACCTTAAAAGTTATGGGTTTGTGTTTATATTGGCGGCTATTGCCGCAACCCCTTTATTTAAAAAGATAGCGGAGAAACTAAAGAGCTATACCTTCGGGGAAAAAACATTAAGCTTCTCCAAACCGGTGATAATGGTTGTGCTGCTTTTAATGTGTACCGGATTTCTGATTGACGGGTCGTTTAACCCCTTCATATACTTCCGGTTTTAA
- a CDS encoding nuclease-related domain-containing protein: MIIKDVDSINSSDKFTKAGHNAEKTMAFYLSREFKYSKDVLIINGIRLEMDNDVAQIDHLVIHDYGMIIVESKSVLGEIKINEFGEWQRTDFNIGLASPVEQAKRQASFLRNYLIESGLKPTKELTNILFGRNTYEKIPIDILVAISDTGVIDRPSDIKNDNVFKADLIPSEINNIIKEYKKLDSVLIISSKPFPVKLDFDTKNELARFLCSRHTAKGSIPTKNIEAKRSLPISKARTGIYCFNCNSDDLSIMYGKHGYYFKCNKCDKTKSIKERCPGCNALLRLNKRKNEFYIQCKICNTSRLFFKNRNSVS; the protein is encoded by the coding sequence TTGATTATTAAAGACGTTGACTCAATTAATTCTTCGGATAAATTTACAAAAGCAGGGCATAATGCAGAAAAAACAATGGCCTTCTATTTAAGCAGAGAATTTAAGTATTCTAAAGATGTGCTGATTATAAACGGTATTAGATTAGAAATGGACAATGACGTCGCGCAAATTGACCATCTGGTAATTCACGATTACGGAATGATAATAGTTGAAAGCAAAAGTGTTTTAGGTGAGATAAAAATCAATGAATTTGGAGAATGGCAACGTACTGATTTTAACATTGGATTAGCCTCTCCAGTTGAGCAAGCGAAAAGGCAAGCATCATTTTTACGGAACTATTTAATAGAAAGTGGATTAAAACCAACGAAAGAGCTTACTAATATACTTTTTGGGCGTAATACTTATGAAAAAATTCCCATTGATATACTTGTGGCAATATCGGATACCGGTGTAATTGATAGACCTAGTGATATAAAAAATGATAATGTTTTTAAAGCTGATTTAATCCCCAGTGAGATAAATAATATTATTAAAGAATATAAAAAACTTGACTCAGTTTTAATAATTAGTTCAAAACCCTTTCCGGTTAAACTTGATTTCGACACAAAAAACGAACTTGCCAGATTTCTATGTTCTCGACATACAGCAAAAGGCAGCATTCCCACGAAGAATATTGAAGCAAAGCGTTCCTTACCAATTTCAAAAGCAAGAACTGGGATTTATTGCTTTAATTGTAACAGTGATGATTTGAGTATTATGTACGGAAAACATGGTTACTACTTTAAATGCAATAAATGTGATAAGACAAAATCAATTAAAGAACGTTGCCCTGGGTGTAATGCCCTATTAAGATTAAATAAGCGTAAGAACGAATTTTACATCCAGTGTAAAATATGCAACACGTCTAGACTATTCTTCAAAAACCGTAATTCTGTCAGTTAA
- a CDS encoding pitrilysin family protein: MYQKTVLDNGLRIITENMPQSHSVSVCIFTGVGSRYEKEKVGGISHFIEHMLFRGTAKRPETRMISEAIEGVGGVLNGGTDKEMTVYWNKVPFAHFDVALDVLSDMLLNAKLDPADIEKERQIIFEEIKMTNDAPDQKVNRLIDKSLWYGSPLARDVAGTKKTVAAISREDILEYMRLSYLPSNSVVSIAGNIGHDEAVEAVKGCLGGWNKKDHSHKFKSYKFKDCEAVKIEKRKIEQAHLCLALPGLSRFDRKRYHLDILNIILGGGMSSRLFNEVRDKRGLAYTIASYAEHLSDTGSLVVYAGVEPQKLPLAIEVITDQMADFKKNKVSQEELTKAKEMAKGRLLLRLEDNRNMASWLGTQEILSNNILGVSDVVAQIDAVTTEDVWQIANELMAADLLKLAVVGPISREEPLEKLLQL; this comes from the coding sequence TTGTATCAAAAAACAGTATTGGATAACGGATTAAGAATAATTACGGAAAATATGCCGCAGTCTCATTCGGTTTCCGTTTGTATTTTTACCGGTGTGGGTTCACGTTATGAAAAAGAAAAGGTTGGCGGAATTTCGCATTTTATTGAACATATGCTTTTTAGAGGAACCGCCAAACGCCCCGAAACAAGAATGATTTCAGAGGCGATTGAAGGCGTGGGCGGTGTTTTGAACGGCGGAACGGATAAAGAGATGACCGTATATTGGAACAAAGTTCCTTTCGCTCACTTTGATGTTGCCTTAGATGTTCTTTCCGATATGCTGCTTAATGCGAAACTTGACCCGGCGGATATTGAAAAAGAACGCCAAATTATTTTTGAAGAAATCAAAATGACCAATGATGCCCCCGACCAAAAGGTTAACCGGCTGATTGACAAATCCCTGTGGTACGGAAGCCCTCTGGCACGTGATGTCGCCGGAACCAAGAAAACGGTAGCGGCAATATCGCGCGAAGACATTTTGGAATATATGCGCTTAAGTTACCTGCCGTCCAACTCGGTTGTATCGATTGCCGGTAACATCGGGCACGATGAGGCGGTTGAGGCGGTTAAGGGATGCCTGGGCGGATGGAATAAAAAAGACCATTCTCACAAGTTTAAAAGCTATAAGTTTAAGGACTGTGAGGCGGTAAAGATTGAGAAAAGGAAAATAGAACAGGCACACCTGTGCCTGGCATTGCCCGGCTTATCCAGATTTGACCGCAAACGCTACCATTTGGATATTTTAAATATTATTCTCGGCGGCGGTATGAGCAGCCGTCTTTTTAACGAGGTTCGCGACAAGCGCGGATTGGCATATACCATTGCCAGTTACGCCGAGCATTTATCCGATACGGGGTCTTTGGTTGTCTATGCCGGGGTTGAGCCGCAAAAGTTACCGCTTGCTATTGAGGTTATTACGGATCAAATGGCCGATTTCAAGAAAAACAAGGTTTCACAAGAGGAGCTTACCAAGGCTAAGGAAATGGCCAAAGGCAGGCTTCTTTTGCGGCTGGAAGATAATCGTAATATGGCAAGCTGGCTGGGGACTCAGGAAATCTTAAGTAACAATATCCTTGGCGTTAGCGATGTGGTGGCTCAAATAGATGCGGTTACCACGGAAGATGTTTGGCAAATTGCTAACGAGTTAATGGCCGCCGACCTTCTGAAATTAGCGGTTGTGGGCCCTATCAGCCGAGAGGAACCTTTGGAAAAATTACTGCAGCTTTAA
- a CDS encoding DUF5679 domain-containing protein: MQGYCMKCREKREMKDAKAITMKNGRPATQGVCPVCATKMFKIGKAQ, from the coding sequence ATGCAAGGCTATTGTATGAAGTGTCGCGAGAAAAGAGAAATGAAAGATGCCAAAGCGATAACCATGAAAAACGGCCGCCCGGCAACCCAGGGCGTATGTCCTGTTTGTGCCACCAAGATGTTCAAAATTGGTAAAGCACAGTAG